In Lactuca sativa cultivar Salinas chromosome 5, Lsat_Salinas_v11, whole genome shotgun sequence, the DNA window ATTAGATTTTGTTTATTAGAAAAGATAGATGATCCATGCTTTTACTATTAAATAAACCTATCATCCCAACATATATGAAGAGACTATATGGGCAACCCACCAAATTTGATGTGTAAATATGAACTATTCAATAATCCAAAAATTGATATAGTCGGACAATAAgaatatataaaaaacgaacgTATAATTCACTTTTGAAGATCCAATGAAGTTGGATAATACAACTAAATCTAATCATTATCTAAAtcatttcttctaatttaaaaacAGGGATTAAAGTTTCAACATAAAAAGACATATATTAATCCAACTAGATCCTCACATCTCATTGAGgtccttttccctaatgaataTCCCATGTAAACCATAAGGCACTCTTTGCGGCAGTTTCACCTCCGCAACCACTTCAAGAGTCGGCGACCGAGCATCCATCACCAAGAATTTCGACACCCCCAAGCTTTCATCAtgcacataacacacaacatacccATCATCTTCTTCCAAGTTCGGATCTTCTGGGTCTCTGGCAATGAAAAACGGCTCACCTCCAAAGCAGTTATTTCCATAAATCCGACTAGCTATTGTGCACTCATCTATTTCATTGTTCTCTTCCGTTGCTGCAATGTCTAGTTTTGCCACCCCTGATACCCTCATCATCCTACATTTTGCCGGAGATTGCTCTGAGGTTGCTGCGTAAACGTACCTGGATAATGGCCGGTTATTCTCTTAAGACTGATGATTCGAATAATATGTATTACAAGTGAAGAGTTTTTTCTTACTTGTTCTTTTTACCGATGAAGGCTGGATTGATCACAGGAAACTCCAAGTTGTTTGATGACAAAGTTTTCCTGGACACAACCCCAGTTCGTAAATTAATCCTCACTTTCTCCATGGATCCATGGATTAGATCGGCTCGATCAAAAAAGTGTTCCACCGACAATATGTTGGGTGCCACCAGCACCACCACCTCGCTGCCATCTTCCTCCGTCTCATCCCATGCATTCACGGCATGAAATATATTGAATCCAGGCACCTCAAACCACTTCATATCCGACTCATCATTCGCATATCTTGGAAGAACACCGACTCTCGGAACTTTTGTAGAGTCTACACCGACTAACCGACCTCCGTGGATCAGGTTCATGGGACTCGCGCCAATTTGAGTCTCACAGACGATTGCATACTTTTGGGTGATAGCCAGGTCATGTGTCAGAGAAGGGTGTTCCATGGAGAAGATGGGAACGTCCGGCTGCTTATTTCCATTTGAATCAAACCGAAAGTAAGTAAGATACGGCTTTGTGGCCCAGTAACGAAACGCAAAAGCCTCCTTTGTCTTGTGATCAATCTTCGGGTGAGCCGTCATGTTCTTGGAAAGCTTCCCACCAAAGTCGTCATGGCCTAATGTTATTACATCTCCATCATCTTTAACTTTGACTGCATAAGGAATATCGGATTCGCATAAGGCATAAACTTTCCCCCCCAAAACCGATACATTTGTATTGGCAACGCCTATTCCGTTGATAATATCATACTGCCCAAAAATAACTCGTGCAGCGAATACTGCTGCACGAGCCATAAATGGGCCGATCCCACGTGTCCCTCCTATGACATTGGGGACAACGTGGGATCGATGCTGACGCTCGATTAGGTACTTGTTGGTCTTCACGTATCGGCTACAGAAAGTGGCTCGACCGTTGGAAATCCTAATCGAGTGGACCATCCCATCACCATCAAAGTAGTGGTGTGGACCATTAGGGTGGAACTGTGGGTTCGGTCCGTTACGTATGTAAACCCCATTAAGACATGCAGGGATGGAACCCTGTATGACATCGCACTCGGTTGGACTCAATTCACTGACCGGTGCGAAGTTATCAGATAAAATATAGTTCGCGTCAATAGATAAGTGAAGTGGAGGATCGAGAAAATCCACAATAACTTTGTCAAGTTTTTTAAATACTTTTTCGAGTAACGTGTTTCCGGACTCGACATTAGGCGGATTTTCTTCTTTTCGACTTCTTCGGGCAATTGGTGTTTTGAATACGGAAACGATGAAACTTGGTCGGGATTTGATGGTTTTAGTATGATAATGGAAATTGGTATATCTGTGGAACGATGAATGCGAATTTATGGAGCAGCAGGAGACGGTTTCCATTCCCACGATCGATCGATGGAGTGTATCGAAATGAAACTACTAAGATGGAATCTGGTGGCGTTTGTCTTGTAAGAGGAAAAGGATCGGACATTGCGTGTGAATTTAAGCGATAAATAGTTTGGCTTTTTTCGAAGCTGAGATATTTTCTGTAGCTAGTAGTTGCGTATACATTAATGAAATTAAAATGTGGACATATTGAAAAATTGGTTGATTCTGTAAGTATAGGCGCATCTTTTGGCGACTTCTCCAATCCTTTTCGAAGTTTTTCTATTATTAGTAATTTTGATCGTATGAAATTGACGGATTTTGTGAAGGATAGTCACATTttttaaaactcatttttttaatgttaaattTCTTtaatcacaatatatatatatatatatatatatatatatatatatatatatatatatatatatatatatatatatatattattttactgTTGGTAATTAGTAAAATATAAAATCTGGTATCTTATTATTTATTAGATTATGACCCACATTTAACTCGAGAaacatataaaaaatacatatataattataaaaaactGACACAATAAAAGAATAACATAGAGtaacataaaaaaataatattattaaacaaaataaaacatgatttgatgattaaaactataaattgaaaaaaaaaagtattcaATTACAAGAAAAATCTTAAATAGCTACGGAAAGTTATTATGAAATCAAAATCCGTTGCTATTTTACTACAGATTATGCTACGGAACGACTTGTCGTAGCTATTTTGCTACATAAATGGTTACGTAATTGCATTATGTAGCTAAATATTAAATAGCTACGTAAAGTTACAGAATCTAAATTTATAGTTATTTTACTACGGAATACGTTACAAAATGGTGGGTGTAACTAATTTGCTACGGAAATGACTACCAAATTACATTCTGTAGCTAAATCTTAAATAGTTGCTACATAATTAAAATTCATAGCTACTTTACTACAAATAATGCTACAAGTTTTTTGGTTGTAGCTAGTTCTATATGAAACTTGTTACAAAATCATGTATGTAGCTAGTTGGCTACATAATTGGCTACGAAATAAAAAtacgtagctaattagctatgaAATTGAGATCCGTAGCTATTTCGCTAGGAAAATTTattacaaaataaaattttatagcTAATCTATTATGTAACTTGTTACAAAAAGGTGAATTTGCAAAATAGCTACGAAATCAAAATTGTAGGTATTTAGCTACGGAAAATTCCGTAGTCAAGTAGTTACGAAATATGTTTCCGTAGCAAAATATAGAAGattattgaaaaatatatattataagtatataattatctttgaaaactcaacaacaaaaataaaatattatttttaattgttttgaaaatttaattataatataatttCTACATTATAAATATTTTAACTGTAATTTTTAGATTTTGATGACATACATTTGCtaattttcttataataatattatcCCCATGTTTTGAGGCTTTGGACATTATTACccctaaataaatatttatttaccttAGTCTTGTACCAGCTCTTTCTAAAAAAAGgaattaatttgttttattttggtttttaagtacaaaaaaaaaaggaattgtTTAATGAATTGCACTTAAGCCATAACGCTTGTTTCAATGTTTTATTATGAGCAAATTAGTAAATCCACATAACCCAAATGTGTTTGTTTCAATGTTTTATTATGGGCAAATTAGTAAATCCACATAACCCAAATGTACTTCCTCTCCAAATTAAAGGTATCCCGTTCAAACCCATCGCCAATCGCATCTCTCCATCTCTCAACCTGCCGTCGCCGTTGCTCAACCACCCATTGACGGTCGTTGCTACTCACAACATTCCGATTTCAAGAGGTATTTTTGTTGATTTGTTCTATCATGGTATGTTTTTTGCATAGATTATGTAGGAGGTCGTTGTTTCTTTGCTCGTTGCTGTTCACGAAGATTCTATTTGAAGATTCTAAATGCCTTTATGTGAAATTGATTTCATTGGTTTCATTAGTTTGTTGTGGCTGATCAATCACATAGATATAATTTTAGCATAATCATAAATCTAAGCATAATGTAATGAGGAATATTTACTGCTTGCTAAAAATTGCAAATGGACACCACAAACAAGCAGTGGAAATTTTGTCCCAAATTGCTTATTTATAACAAGATACAGGGACTGATGTTGCACAACTGATAGAATACAAGATACATGATTCCATATATAAAATCAAAGCAATTAGCCTAGCCATCAACTAAACTACATAGCTTCTCAAGTTTATAATTTCCTAACAAAGTTTCAAATTTGTTTAAACAGCTAAATCTGTTGTTCTTTGTTGGTGTTAAGAATGATCTAATGTGCCATACTTtcaattatttattaaaaatataagatACCAAATAATTATCACTAGATgagaaaaaaaatatagataataAATACAAATTGCAAAATATCAGAAGACGGGAAAAGATATCTGTAACAAATACAAATTGTCAAGACTTGTAAGTCTTTAAACATCTAACTTGGGGCAATTAATTCCAATTCTTCATTTTTGATTTTCTTATAGTGTGGGTCATGGAAATTAAGTATTGTATAGAAATATTGTACCCACACAAGTGGCCACCAATTTAAGGCCAACAACTTAGGATCATTTAACTTCATAGATACTACCTGTATGGATTCAATCAAGGTGGACTCTGTAATCGTAGAAGACTTACACATTGATGTGTAGAAAGCTGCAAAGAAAGCTTTAAagaaacatattttttttgtttttgttttctgtttttttgttttttttaaagaacaaaaaaaaagttagctTGAACATAAACACCAATGGAATTATATCGTACAGTTATATTTGACAACATCAAATGTATCAAAACAAATAAGACCATGAGCATGTTTGGGCCTTCTAACACAGACCAAGAATTACCTTCTGTGGAGCCCATTTTTAACAATTCCGATAACATCACTTTTTTAAGTCTCGGAAAAATACCACAAGTTTGGAAAAGACTTTGATAATAAATACAAATTCCCAAGATTTGCAAGTCTTTGAACATCTACTCTGGGACAGTTTATCATAATTCAACATCTTTAATTTGTCTTTTAGTTTTAGGTTCTAATTTCAAGGAAACTATGTATTACGTGTTCCACCCACTTAGAATCATTCATCTTCATAGAACTGGACAAAACCCTCATGCTGTTGTTCAtttaggcatcaatacaatactaaaatgttttaataGAGAATAAATGATAATAAACAGAATAATGAAGAATAATGAACTAAGTTGCACGGAAACGAATATGACAACCGGAAACGGATATGGAACGGAAACGAAAAACgacaaaatttaaaaattcaagaTACGGATACAACACAGATACGATAATATAAAGAtatgaaaacacacacacacacacacacacacacacacacacacacacacacatatatatatatatatatatatatatatatatatatatatatatatattaaagaaattCCAAAATACGTAAAGTTTTAACTCCAAAAATACTAAATATTTCAAAAGTTACTAATTATcattattatcaaatcattttcaaaatCCGGTTCATCTAGTGAGAGATCTACAACCTCCAAAAACTTGACATCTTCCATTGAATCAAAAACATCTCCACCCATGTAACACCCACGTTTCTGGCTAAATATTATtataatgatgtaatagttagagTCAACAATTGTAACATATTTGACTTAATAAAGAAGAATTATGTGAATACTAtatgtttcatgattattataatataataaaataaaaaaatcagctgaatcgtccgtaaatcgtaaaaataagtgcgccaaaacatatatatatatatatatatatatatatatatatatatatatatatatatatatatatatatatataatcaaatatttaGAAATTACACGTCGTCCCgatcccgaaaatataaatttcgtcgAAATCTGAATCGttatgaattagatatgatttttataagatataaaagttaGCCATGCACAAGgaatgtgtgacgtaaaaagctaCGAAAAGAATGTTTGACTTTAAGCTAATGCCACCAAAACAAAAATTGTAGTACTccttaaaatatgaattttgggacaaagaatgccaaaaacggagtccgtatgagagACTTATTGttttagcaaaatcatttaattttataaaaacatggacaaaaaaataaagtcaaaattagccgacggagtccaaaCGAAAGGTGTAGAGCTCGTCGATAGCtaagtgtggatataaagaacataaaaaataaagtcataaTATCCTTGCAGATATTTTGGgaaacttcgtttccaatgccctttatcATGACAGTggtagcactctgcatccttcgggTTCAAGAAGG includes these proteins:
- the LOC111881134 gene encoding probable carotenoid cleavage dioxygenase 4, chloroplastic, whose translation is METVSCCSINSHSSFHRYTNFHYHTKTIKSRPSFIVSVFKTPIARRSRKEENPPNVESGNTLLEKVFKKLDKVIVDFLDPPLHLSIDANYILSDNFAPVSELSPTECDVIQGSIPACLNGVYIRNGPNPQFHPNGPHHYFDGDGMVHSIRISNGRATFCSRYVKTNKYLIERQHRSHVVPNVIGGTRGIGPFMARAAVFAARVIFGQYDIINGIGVANTNVSVLGGKVYALCESDIPYAVKVKDDGDVITLGHDDFGGKLSKNMTAHPKIDHKTKEAFAFRYWATKPYLTYFRFDSNGNKQPDVPIFSMEHPSLTHDLAITQKYAIVCETQIGASPMNLIHGGRLVGVDSTKVPRVGVLPRYANDESDMKWFEVPGFNIFHAVNAWDETEEDGSEVVVLVAPNILSVEHFFDRADLIHGSMEKVRINLRTGVVSRKTLSSNNLEFPVINPAFIGKKNKYVYAATSEQSPAKCRMMRVSGVAKLDIAATEENNEIDECTIASRIYGNNCFGGEPFFIARDPEDPNLEEDDGYVVCYVHDESLGVSKFLVMDARSPTLEVVAEVKLPQRVPYGLHGIFIREKDLNEM